The genomic window AAGCGCATCGTCTCGACCGTGAAGGAGGTGGAGGAGCTGCTCGGGTCGGGCCAGCCCGTGGCCGCCATCCTGGCGCCCTCCTTCCCGGTGGAGTTCCAGGCGGAAATGGACTTCAGGGTGCTGGTCGGGATGGTCCGCAAGCTCGGGTTCTCCCTGGTGGCCGAGGTGGCCTTCGGGGCGGACCTGGTGGCCGAGCAGTACCGCCAGCTGATGATCCTGAACCCCAGGGCCCAGTACATCGCCACCACGTGCCCCGCGGTGGTGGGGTTCGTGGAGCGCTACCACCCCGAGCTCATCCCCAACCTCTCGCCCATCGTCAGCCCCATGGTGGCCATGAGCCGGGTGCTTCGCGTCCTGCATCCGGGCATCAAGGTGGTCTTCGTCGGCCCCTGCGTGGCCAAGAAGGCCGAGGCCTGCGACCCGGACATCGAGGGCGCCCCCGACGTCGCCATCACCTTCCGGGAGCTGCGCAAGCTGGCCCAGCGCAACGACCTCAGGATCGAGGACTGCGTGCCCGGGGACTTCGATCCGCCCCACCCCAACCTGGGCAGCCTGTTCCCCGTCACCCGCGGTTTCCTGCAGGCCGCCAGCATCCCCGAGGACCTGGTGGCCAACGAGGTGGTGGCCACCGACGGCATCGAGGGCTTCACCTCGGTCCTGGAGGAGTTCGCCACCGGGACCATGGAGGCCCGGCTCGTGGAGCTGCTGAGCTGCAACGGCTGCATCGCGGGACCGGGCCTGAGCACCCAGGAGACGCTCTTCAAGCGCCGCGCCCGGGTGAGCCACTACAGCCGCTTCCGGGCCACCATGCTCGACACCGAACTCTGGCAGCGCAACGTGGACCGCTTCCAGAGCCTGGACCTGACCCGGAAGTTCACCGCCAACGACCAGCGCCTGGAGCCCATGAACCCCACCGAGCTCCACGCCATCATGCAGCGCATGGGCAAGTACTCGGAGGCCCACGAGCTGAACTGCGGGGCCTGCGGCTACCACACCTGCCGCGAGCACGCCCTGGCCATCGGCAGGGGCTTCGCCGAGAGCGAGATGTGCCTTCCGTTCGTCATCGACGACAACCTCAACACCATCCGCAAGCTCAGCCACGCCAACGAGAAGCTGGCCTCCACCCAGGAGACCCTGATGCACTCGGAGCGCCTGGCCAGCATGGGCCAGCTGGCCGCGGGCGTGGCCCACGAGATCAACAACCCGCTGGGCGTGGTGCTCATGTACACCCACCTCCTTCTGGACGAGTGCGAGAAGACCTCCCCCCTGCGGGACGACCTGCAGATGATCGCGGAGCAGGCCAACCGCTGCAAGCGCATCGTCGCGGGCCTCCTGGACTTCGCCCGGCAGAACAAGGTGGCCCACAACCTCAACGACATCCGGGAGGTGATCCAGACCTCCCTGGCCAACCTGCCGGTGCCTCCGGGCGTGACGGTGGAGACCCTCCACACCGACGGCAGCCCCATGGTGGAGCTGGACCGGGACCAGATGATCCAGGTGTTCGTGAACCTGGTGGGCAACGCCTTCGACGCCATGCCCGAGGGGGGGCGGCTCCAGATCGCCACCCGCGCCGACGACCAGTGGCTGATCATCGAGGTCAAGGACACCGGCATCGGCATCCCCAAGGACAACCTCAACAAGATGTTCGAGCCCTTCTTCACCACCAAGCTCATGGGCAAGGGCACCGGGCTGGGGCTGCCGGTGGTCTACGGCATCGTCAAGCTCCACCGGGGCGACATCTCGGTGGAGTCCAACCCCGACCCCGAGGCCGGGCCCCTGGGCACCACCTTCCGCGTCAAGCTTCCCCGCGCCGCCAGGGCGCTGGCCCACTGAGGGACCTATGCACGAGACCCTGCACCTCCTGGTGGTGGACGACGAGCTGGGCATGCGGCTCTCCATCGAGCGCGCCCTGAAGGCCTACGCCACGAGCTTCGAGGACATCGAGGTGGACGTGGACTTCCGCATCTCCACGGCCGATTCCGGCGAGGCCGCCCTGGAGGCCGCGGCCAAGGACCCGCCCCAGATCATCCTCCTGGACTACAAGCTGCCCGGCATGTCCGGGCTGGACGTGCTCCAGGCGCTCATGGAGGCCAAGACCGAGGCCCTGATCGTGATGATCACGGCCTACGCCAGCCTGGAGACCGCGGTGCAGGCCACCAAGATCGGGGCCTTCGACTTCCTGGCCAAGCCCTTCACCCCCATCGAGGTGAAGGCCGCCATCCACAAGACCGCCAAGCACTACATGATCCAGGCCCAGGCCCGCAAGCTCGCCGGGGAGCGCAAGCAGATCCGCTTCGAGTTCCTGTCGGTGCTGGCCCACGAGCTGAAGTCGCCCCTGGCCGCGGTGGAGGGCAACCTGCGGATCCTCCGGGACCACGCCGCGGGAGACGAAATCGGCGGCTACGACCATCTCCTCGACCGGTCGATCCTTCGCCTGGACGGCATGCGCAAGCTCATCATGGACCTCCTGGACCTCACCCGCATCGAGTCCGGCCAGAAACTGCGGACGCTCGCGGAGACCGACAT from Geothrix sp. 21YS21S-2 includes these protein-coding regions:
- a CDS encoding [Fe-Fe] hydrogenase large subunit C-terminal domain-containing protein encodes the protein MRGFVRTLKNRCRICYTCVRTCPAKAIRITKSQAEVVAERCIGCGNCIRVCTQKAKRIVSTVKEVEELLGSGQPVAAILAPSFPVEFQAEMDFRVLVGMVRKLGFSLVAEVAFGADLVAEQYRQLMILNPRAQYIATTCPAVVGFVERYHPELIPNLSPIVSPMVAMSRVLRVLHPGIKVVFVGPCVAKKAEACDPDIEGAPDVAITFRELRKLAQRNDLRIEDCVPGDFDPPHPNLGSLFPVTRGFLQAASIPEDLVANEVVATDGIEGFTSVLEEFATGTMEARLVELLSCNGCIAGPGLSTQETLFKRRARVSHYSRFRATMLDTELWQRNVDRFQSLDLTRKFTANDQRLEPMNPTELHAIMQRMGKYSEAHELNCGACGYHTCREHALAIGRGFAESEMCLPFVIDDNLNTIRKLSHANEKLASTQETLMHSERLASMGQLAAGVAHEINNPLGVVLMYTHLLLDECEKTSPLRDDLQMIAEQANRCKRIVAGLLDFARQNKVAHNLNDIREVIQTSLANLPVPPGVTVETLHTDGSPMVELDRDQMIQVFVNLVGNAFDAMPEGGRLQIATRADDQWLIIEVKDTGIGIPKDNLNKMFEPFFTTKLMGKGTGLGLPVVYGIVKLHRGDISVESNPDPEAGPLGTTFRVKLPRAARALAH
- a CDS encoding cell wall metabolism sensor histidine kinase WalK; this translates as MHETLHLLVVDDELGMRLSIERALKAYATSFEDIEVDVDFRISTADSGEAALEAAAKDPPQIILLDYKLPGMSGLDVLQALMEAKTEALIVMITAYASLETAVQATKIGAFDFLAKPFTPIEVKAAIHKTAKHYMIQAQARKLAGERKQIRFEFLSVLAHELKSPLAAVEGNLRILRDHAAGDEIGGYDHLLDRSILRLDGMRKLIMDLLDLTRIESGQKLRTLAETDICAAATQSLETFQSLAAERHVNLLFCPPGKVLLQADPGELEMMFNNLVSNAIKYNHEGGSVTVEIEDGPEEVRVAVHDTGIGIGKEDLGRLFGEFSRIKNEKTRNILGSGLGLSILKRLASLYGGKVEVQSEPDHGSTFTVSLRK